A single genomic interval of Candidatus Eisenbacteria bacterium harbors:
- a CDS encoding rhomboid family intramembrane serine protease — MSRRVGRGSSENCSPFVFPVQQALPGRLMYYFYFLPVGTEIRLRKVPLVTLALLGGNVAVFVALRLLGTDSRFLLRLAFVPARFEIHALFTSCFVHLDYLHIIPNLLYLWIFGSVLEDRMGRLHYLGAYLVCGALSMMAQAVAVANLVPQNLTFPIIGASGAISGLLGLFLVRFYYARIKVASLTLLFFQGVYRASISRLNAGGAMLLWILIQLAYGLSSSSNPVSTTAYWSHVSGFLFGLLLGITGGLGKEASLERKLLKGRRYFEEGKWFAAMGELIEFLQTRPLDAEARALLARTFLLTGQRTKAVAEYSKAVVGELSAGGFRVAAELYEEMKRVSDEAKLPSSFQLLMARHLEESNRLDLSAEAYATFGGANPGMDKAPASLLKAAGIYATKLNDLDKAGELYQRVRGLYPQTRWAQIARKKLAEIGRIAARRSAFPQNGFVSS; from the coding sequence TTGAGCCGCAGAGTGGGAAGGGGGAGCAGCGAAAACTGCTCCCCCTTTGTATTCCCTGTCCAGCAAGCCCTTCCAGGTAGACTCATGTACTACTTCTATTTTCTGCCGGTCGGTACCGAGATCAGGCTACGCAAGGTTCCTCTCGTGACGCTGGCTCTCTTGGGGGGTAACGTTGCCGTCTTTGTCGCCCTCCGCCTTCTTGGTACGGATAGCCGCTTCCTCCTGCGGCTCGCCTTTGTCCCGGCACGTTTTGAGATCCATGCGCTGTTCACTTCGTGTTTCGTCCACCTGGATTACCTACACATAATTCCGAACCTCTTGTACTTGTGGATATTCGGCTCCGTCCTGGAGGATCGCATGGGACGGCTCCACTACCTCGGGGCCTATCTGGTGTGCGGCGCGCTTTCCATGATGGCCCAGGCCGTCGCCGTAGCGAATCTCGTGCCCCAAAATTTGACATTCCCTATCATCGGTGCCTCGGGCGCCATCTCGGGACTTCTCGGCCTGTTCCTTGTGAGGTTCTACTACGCTCGCATAAAGGTGGCGTCGCTGACCCTTCTCTTCTTCCAGGGAGTCTACCGCGCCTCAATCTCCAGGCTCAACGCCGGAGGGGCAATGCTATTGTGGATTCTCATCCAGCTTGCCTACGGTCTGTCTTCCTCTTCGAATCCGGTTTCCACGACCGCTTACTGGTCGCATGTGTCGGGCTTTCTGTTCGGTCTTCTCCTGGGCATCACCGGCGGACTCGGGAAGGAGGCGAGCCTGGAGAGGAAGCTTCTCAAGGGCAGGAGGTACTTCGAGGAGGGCAAGTGGTTTGCCGCAATGGGCGAGTTGATAGAGTTCCTGCAAACGAGGCCCCTTGATGCCGAAGCGAGGGCACTTCTCGCGAGGACGTTCTTGCTGACTGGGCAGAGGACCAAGGCAGTGGCCGAATATTCAAAGGCCGTCGTCGGTGAACTCAGCGCCGGCGGCTTCAGAGTCGCGGCGGAACTCTACGAGGAAATGAAGAGGGTCTCCGACGAGGCGAAGCTTCCTTCGTCTTTTCAGTTGTTGATGGCCAGGCACCTCGAGGAGAGCAATCGTCTTGACCTGTCTGCGGAAGCCTACGCCACGTTTGGCGGCGCGAACCCGGGAATGGACAAGGCGCCGGCCTCGCTGCTGAAGGCGGCAGGAATCTACGCAACCAAACTCAATGACCTCGACAAAGCAGGTGAACTTTACCAGAGAGTGAGAGGTCTATATCCGCAGACCCGCTGGGCTCAGATTGCAAGGAAAAAACTGGCAGAGATAGGGAGAATCGCGGCCAGGAGAAGCGCCTTCCCACAGAACGGCTTCGTCTCATCTTGA
- a CDS encoding rod shape-determining protein — protein MFFLRKLRFLSNDIAIDLGTANTLVYLKGEGIVLNEPSVVAVDKGTGEVLAVGAKAKEMLGRTPDRIVAVRPLKDGVIADFEKTEDLLREFIKQVLKNWRLMRPRIMICVPSGITEVERRAVEDSALRAGAREVFLVKEPIAAAIGVGLPVDRPTGNMIIDIGGGTTEIAVMALDDIVSHVSIRIAGDEMDDAIVQHVKKAHNLLIGEQTAEQVKIRIGSAFRLEKEEEMEIKGRDLVGGIPKTVKITSVEVREALQEPIGQIVDALKLSLEKTPPELASDIVDRGIVMTGGSSLLRGLDALLREHTNLHIEVSDEPLTCVVLGTGKILDNPKKYRNVIMKGESH, from the coding sequence ATGTTTTTCTTAAGGAAGCTCAGATTTCTTTCCAACGACATTGCCATCGATCTGGGCACTGCCAACACTCTTGTCTACTTGAAGGGAGAGGGCATCGTTCTCAACGAGCCGTCGGTCGTGGCGGTTGACAAGGGGACGGGTGAAGTGCTGGCAGTGGGAGCCAAGGCGAAGGAGATGCTCGGCCGGACGCCGGACAGGATCGTTGCCGTCAGACCTCTGAAGGATGGCGTGATCGCCGACTTTGAGAAAACCGAAGACCTCCTCAGAGAATTCATAAAGCAGGTGCTCAAGAACTGGCGTCTGATGAGACCCAGGATAATGATATGCGTGCCTTCCGGCATAACTGAAGTCGAGAGACGGGCAGTGGAGGACTCCGCGCTCAGAGCCGGAGCCAGGGAAGTATTCCTTGTGAAGGAACCCATTGCCGCGGCAATCGGCGTGGGGTTGCCGGTGGACAGACCAACCGGCAACATGATAATCGACATAGGAGGAGGCACTACCGAGATCGCCGTCATGGCCCTGGATGACATAGTGAGCCACGTTTCCATTCGCATAGCGGGCGACGAGATGGATGACGCAATAGTGCAACACGTCAAGAAAGCGCACAATCTTCTGATAGGAGAACAGACCGCCGAACAGGTCAAGATTCGCATCGGTTCCGCCTTCAGGCTCGAGAAAGAAGAGGAAATGGAAATCAAGGGTCGTGATCTCGTGGGCGGTATTCCGAAGACAGTCAAGATAACTTCGGTGGAAGTGCGCGAAGCTCTTCAAGAGCCAATCGGCCAGATTGTTGATGCGCTCAAGCTGTCTCTGGAAAAGACGCCGCCCGAGCTCGCTTCAGACATTGTCGACAGAGGAATAGTCATGACGGGTGGCAGCTCCCTGTTGAGAGGATTGGACGCGCTGTTGAGGGAGCACACCAACCTTCACATTGAGGTCTCCGACGAACCGTTGACTTGTGTGGTGCTGGGCACGGGCAAAATACTGGACAATCCTAAGAAGTACCGTAACGTGATAATGAAGGGCGAGAGTCATTGA
- the mreC gene encoding rod shape-determining protein MreC, whose product MHKIEDFLAASLRDRSLQALLICIVISVVLMTKYQGDPWLSTPRANIDRTVGQLTGQVGWFARSIWLAEEYRVLYSQIADRTFELERLEGLKRENERLRAELGFSPRSEWEFLHAEVVGKETDKLGAVILVNQGSLAGVGKGWIAYSPQGLVGKVEGVGEEFSRVQLITNYNSPVSVRIDRNEVEAVVEWNPSLPNRLVMRFVQPETDVKIGDVVISSGLGGVYPAGLRIGRVSKVTLEKGRWELYVEVKPFADFSRLVEVLLIAPERIKVKMRESGLFNPTID is encoded by the coding sequence ATGCACAAGATTGAAGATTTCCTCGCCGCCTCCCTCCGTGACAGGTCCTTGCAGGCCCTACTGATCTGCATCGTAATCTCCGTTGTCTTGATGACGAAGTACCAGGGCGATCCCTGGCTTTCTACTCCCAGAGCAAACATCGACAGGACAGTCGGGCAGCTCACAGGCCAGGTAGGCTGGTTTGCACGGTCGATCTGGCTCGCCGAGGAGTATCGGGTTCTGTATTCCCAGATCGCAGATCGCACTTTTGAGCTCGAAAGACTTGAGGGACTGAAACGAGAAAACGAACGACTTCGCGCGGAACTCGGCTTCAGTCCCAGAAGCGAATGGGAGTTTCTGCACGCCGAAGTGGTCGGGAAGGAAACCGACAAACTGGGTGCGGTGATTCTTGTCAACCAAGGTTCTCTGGCGGGAGTCGGGAAAGGGTGGATCGCTTACTCTCCGCAGGGCCTCGTGGGCAAAGTGGAAGGCGTGGGGGAAGAGTTTTCGAGAGTTCAGCTCATTACGAATTACAACTCCCCCGTGAGCGTGAGAATCGACAGAAATGAAGTGGAAGCAGTCGTCGAGTGGAATCCCTCTTTGCCGAATCGACTTGTCATGCGGTTTGTTCAACCCGAGACCGACGTCAAGATCGGCGACGTCGTGATTTCTTCGGGGTTGGGTGGCGTGTACCCGGCAGGTCTGAGAATCGGGAGAGTCTCCAAAGTGACGCTGGAAAAGGGACGCTGGGAGCTCTACGTAGAGGTGAAACCGTTCGCTGATTTCTCTCGCCTGGTGGAAGTTCTTCTCATAGCACCGGAAAGAATAAAGGTCAAGATGCGCGAGAGCGGGCTTTTCAATCCGACAATTGATTGA
- the mreD gene encoding rod shape-determining protein MreD, translating to MKKDNFSDIAYEIVYLVVAFLLQGSIVGFAAIGPVRPDLLLGSVTYIALRKGPFHATVAGFLVGLFQDLSFGGGLGLNSFCKSVIGFAAGRVSSGLYKERYWTQVVVITCSVVVHDLIYFAILHPGNIRELAFSILRVSIGSAVYTALVCSGYDYLMQRIFSRKETVVRETPVVPPEQQAF from the coding sequence TTGAAAAAGGACAACTTCTCAGATATCGCCTACGAGATCGTATATCTGGTGGTTGCATTTCTTCTGCAGGGTTCGATCGTCGGCTTCGCGGCGATCGGACCGGTGCGGCCCGATCTCCTTCTGGGTTCCGTCACATACATCGCGCTCCGCAAAGGACCGTTTCATGCAACCGTCGCAGGTTTCCTGGTGGGTCTCTTTCAGGATCTCAGCTTCGGCGGCGGGCTCGGTTTGAATTCCTTCTGCAAATCAGTGATCGGTTTTGCGGCGGGTCGCGTCTCCTCGGGTTTGTACAAGGAAAGATATTGGACTCAGGTCGTCGTAATCACCTGCTCCGTTGTGGTTCACGATCTCATCTACTTTGCCATACTTCATCCCGGCAACATAAGAGAACTGGCTTTCAGCATCCTGAGAGTCTCGATCGGGTCGGCCGTCTACACCGCCTTGGTGTGTTCCGGCTATGACTACCTGATGCAGCGGATTTTTTCCCGCAAAGAGACGGTCGTACGTGAGACACCAGTCGTTCCTCCCGAGCAGCAAGCATTCTAG
- the mrdA gene encoding penicillin-binding protein 2, which yields MRHQSFLPSSKHSRARVLQTIAIVLLAVIVGRLFYFQVWHGKAYAEQARNNRVRLEMLPRIRGRVLDRNGKVVVENTMSYCLLFDPFEKEFVSKKIQVDEVLRSISNLLATDGVDEWNALVQKGKETPFRPVTLLHNLDIAQISILEEHREELPGTRIEARPRRSYEYGELACHLVGYMSEVTKEEIRTCVEDVYQPGDMVGRVGVEGREEEDLRGRNGKEYVEVDARGRRVEPTPDRPPLPPQELPSAGMDLVLTLDVELQKVAEEALGEGRTGAIVVIDPRDGAILAMVSKPGFDPNVFSVGLSSQDWEKLNSDPEHPLLNRVTQALYPPGSTMKLLTAAAALEEGVAVRDTQLEPCTGSYRFGRRSFGCWRQGGHGKLTFFEAIEASCDVYFYQLGLRLGIDKLARYANRFGLNQRTGIKLAGEKSGFYPNTQWYDQRYGKRKWGKGVLLNLSIGQGEILVTPIGLASLCAAVANGGYLYEPYVVAARRPYGSGNVSSTRPLRKKPRSLAGLSKNTTAILKEAMEAVVSGPTGTGRMAAVQGVRVAGKTGTAQNPHGGDHALFVGFAPVDNPEIAFAIVVENAGHGGSVAAPIAREIVRFYFYGPDTLKAASPSVEDTLATE from the coding sequence GTGAGACACCAGTCGTTCCTCCCGAGCAGCAAGCATTCTAGGGCGCGAGTACTCCAGACGATAGCGATCGTTTTGCTCGCCGTCATTGTCGGCAGGCTGTTTTATTTTCAGGTCTGGCACGGCAAGGCCTACGCTGAACAAGCAAGAAACAACAGAGTCAGACTCGAGATGTTGCCTCGCATACGCGGGAGAGTCCTTGACAGGAACGGGAAGGTCGTTGTCGAGAACACGATGTCGTATTGTCTGCTCTTCGATCCCTTCGAGAAGGAATTCGTGTCCAAGAAGATCCAGGTGGACGAAGTGCTCAGGAGCATCTCCAACCTCCTTGCGACGGACGGCGTAGACGAATGGAACGCCTTGGTGCAGAAGGGTAAGGAGACTCCGTTCAGACCAGTGACACTTCTTCACAATCTCGACATTGCACAGATCTCGATCCTGGAAGAACACCGCGAGGAGCTTCCTGGCACCAGGATTGAAGCGCGGCCCAGGCGCTCTTATGAATACGGGGAGCTTGCATGTCATCTCGTCGGTTACATGTCTGAGGTGACGAAAGAGGAGATCAGGACCTGCGTCGAGGACGTCTACCAGCCCGGAGACATGGTGGGAAGGGTGGGCGTGGAAGGCAGGGAAGAAGAGGATTTGAGGGGCAGGAACGGAAAGGAATACGTTGAGGTTGATGCACGCGGCCGACGTGTGGAGCCCACTCCTGACAGGCCACCACTCCCGCCGCAAGAGCTTCCTTCGGCAGGAATGGACCTCGTCCTCACGCTTGACGTGGAACTTCAGAAGGTCGCAGAGGAAGCACTGGGTGAGGGCAGAACCGGTGCGATTGTCGTGATCGACCCCAGAGATGGGGCCATCCTGGCGATGGTGAGCAAACCCGGGTTCGATCCCAACGTCTTCTCGGTCGGCCTTTCCTCTCAGGACTGGGAGAAGCTGAACTCGGACCCCGAGCACCCATTACTCAACAGAGTGACGCAGGCTCTCTATCCACCCGGTTCAACGATGAAACTCCTGACCGCAGCCGCGGCTCTGGAGGAGGGTGTCGCAGTGCGTGACACCCAATTGGAGCCCTGCACAGGTTCCTACAGGTTCGGCAGAAGGAGCTTCGGATGCTGGAGACAGGGAGGTCACGGAAAACTAACTTTCTTTGAAGCCATCGAAGCGTCGTGCGACGTCTATTTTTACCAGCTCGGCCTCCGCTTGGGCATAGACAAGCTCGCGCGTTATGCAAACAGATTCGGTCTCAACCAGCGTACGGGAATCAAGCTCGCAGGCGAAAAATCGGGCTTTTACCCAAATACCCAGTGGTACGACCAGAGATACGGGAAGAGAAAATGGGGGAAGGGGGTCCTTCTCAATCTTTCCATCGGACAGGGTGAGATTCTTGTGACTCCGATTGGGCTTGCCAGTTTATGTGCGGCCGTCGCCAACGGTGGCTACCTCTATGAACCTTACGTCGTTGCCGCCAGGCGTCCCTACGGGAGTGGGAATGTCTCCTCGACCAGGCCCCTTCGCAAGAAGCCCAGATCGCTCGCCGGACTGTCCAAGAACACGACGGCAATTCTCAAGGAGGCGATGGAGGCGGTAGTGTCCGGGCCCACCGGGACTGGCAGAATGGCCGCGGTGCAAGGCGTTCGTGTTGCAGGCAAGACGGGTACCGCACAGAACCCACACGGCGGGGACCACGCCCTCTTCGTAGGATTCGCTCCGGTCGACAACCCGGAAATAGCGTTTGCAATTGTTGTGGAGAATGCCGGTCACGGCGGCTCGGTCGCCGCTCCAATTGCGAGAGAGATTGTCAGATTCTATTTCTATGGCCCCGACACGTTGAAGGCAGCTTCTCCGAGTGTGGAGGACACCCTTGCGACTGAGTGA
- the rodA gene encoding rod shape-determining protein RodA has protein sequence MRLSEIGKKVDLTLISCALLLSVIGVGLIYSTGQGPLSAARTSLYLKQLAWLGVGIFLLSSAAALPLRFYDALAKFVYVISILLLVGVLAVGEVRFGARRWFQIGSFLFQPSEFTKIALILLMARILSNRRTDWTRFGSLTLPVVLTLIPMALIIKQPDLGTAVSCIAILFGMLYWAGVPAINLAVLLLPLASMLCSFWWWIWLIFFGVQWLVLHYSTLSFVHSVFVMIGTSVVGGGAHEVWNKLEYYQKERIVSFLSTGANQLGTGYQAVQSKIAIGSGAVLGKGFLKGTQKSLAFLPQQHTDFIFAVLGEEFGFVGCCAVVFLYAVIVWKGISIAVRTRSRFASLMCVGIVSLLLYHGTVNILMTLGLAPVTGVPLPFLSYGGSALITSLTVVGVMAGIAGKVYEY, from the coding sequence TTGCGACTGAGTGAGATCGGAAAGAAGGTTGACCTCACATTAATATCGTGTGCTCTGCTTCTTTCGGTCATCGGAGTCGGCCTCATTTACAGTACGGGACAGGGTCCTCTGTCTGCAGCCAGAACCAGCTTGTACCTAAAACAGCTCGCGTGGCTTGGAGTCGGAATTTTCCTTCTTTCCTCTGCCGCCGCTCTGCCTCTGAGGTTCTACGACGCGCTTGCTAAATTCGTCTACGTAATCTCGATTCTACTGCTTGTCGGCGTTCTTGCGGTCGGAGAAGTGAGGTTCGGAGCCAGAAGATGGTTTCAGATCGGGAGCTTTCTTTTCCAGCCCTCGGAGTTTACAAAGATTGCCCTCATACTGCTCATGGCGCGAATCCTTTCCAACAGGAGAACCGATTGGACAAGATTCGGAAGCCTCACTCTGCCCGTAGTGCTCACACTGATTCCGATGGCGCTCATAATCAAGCAACCGGACCTTGGGACGGCCGTTTCCTGCATCGCGATTCTCTTCGGAATGCTCTATTGGGCCGGCGTACCCGCCATCAATCTGGCGGTGCTGCTTCTCCCTCTTGCAAGCATGTTGTGTTCTTTCTGGTGGTGGATTTGGCTGATCTTCTTTGGAGTGCAGTGGCTCGTTCTTCACTATTCAACGCTTTCCTTTGTTCATTCGGTTTTCGTCATGATCGGCACAAGCGTTGTTGGAGGGGGCGCGCACGAGGTTTGGAACAAGCTGGAATACTATCAGAAGGAGAGAATAGTCTCCTTCCTGAGCACCGGCGCCAACCAGCTTGGCACCGGCTATCAGGCGGTCCAATCGAAGATCGCCATCGGATCGGGCGCCGTGCTTGGGAAGGGTTTCCTCAAGGGGACTCAGAAGTCACTTGCTTTTCTTCCTCAACAGCATACAGACTTCATCTTCGCCGTGCTCGGCGAAGAATTCGGTTTTGTTGGTTGTTGTGCGGTAGTGTTTCTGTATGCCGTCATAGTCTGGAAGGGCATCTCCATCGCCGTGCGCACAAGGAGCAGGTTCGCAAGCCTCATGTGCGTGGGGATAGTGAGTCTCTTGCTCTATCATGGCACGGTGAATATACTGATGACCCTGGGTCTCGCGCCGGTGACCGGAGTTCCCCTTCCGTTCTTGAGTTACGGGGGCTCCGCCCTGATTACGAGTCTCACCGTGGTGGGGGTCATGGCTGGAATCGCTGGAAAGGTCTACGAATACTGA
- the lgt gene encoding prolipoprotein diacylglyceryl transferase, whose product MHPEILHVGILHLKSYGLALTLAFLVGTHIAMRRARRVQVPEDLVVWLALIVLFLAVAGSRTQYVVTHMSEFRGDVAGVFMIWAGGLSMYGGLIAAVIGGLVFIRWQGYSTWKVADVVAPSIALGEAITRIGCFMNGCCFGTPTCLPWGIVFPDDSFSATVSWGTRIHPSQLYLSCLALVIFFFLLWYERRKKFQGQLFWTCLLALAVARVLIDFTRYYDEGDYIGRLGNLRFNNNQLIAAGFITASIVMMRILRRRAR is encoded by the coding sequence ATGCATCCTGAGATTCTGCACGTGGGGATACTGCATCTGAAGTCGTACGGTCTCGCCCTTACTCTGGCTTTTCTTGTCGGAACGCACATCGCGATGAGGCGTGCGAGAAGAGTGCAAGTGCCCGAAGACTTGGTAGTGTGGCTTGCCCTGATAGTTCTGTTTCTTGCTGTGGCGGGTTCACGGACCCAGTACGTGGTGACGCACATGAGTGAGTTTCGGGGGGACGTTGCCGGCGTCTTCATGATTTGGGCGGGTGGGCTCTCGATGTACGGCGGATTGATAGCGGCCGTTATTGGCGGCCTCGTGTTCATCAGGTGGCAGGGCTATTCAACGTGGAAGGTCGCCGATGTGGTCGCTCCTTCCATCGCGTTGGGCGAAGCCATCACAAGGATAGGTTGCTTCATGAACGGCTGCTGCTTTGGGACGCCGACGTGCCTGCCTTGGGGGATCGTTTTTCCCGACGATTCGTTCTCGGCGACCGTTTCTTGGGGCACGAGAATTCATCCATCGCAGCTTTACTTGTCTTGCCTTGCCCTCGTTATCTTTTTCTTTCTCCTCTGGTACGAGAGGAGAAAGAAATTCCAGGGGCAGCTTTTCTGGACGTGCCTCCTCGCTTTGGCGGTGGCCAGAGTCCTGATCGACTTCACGAGATACTACGACGAGGGCGATTACATAGGCCGGTTGGGAAACCTGCGATTCAACAACAATCAACTTATCGCCGCCGGCTTCATCACCGCCTCAATTGTGATGATGCGGATTCTCCGCCGTAGGGCAAGATAG
- a CDS encoding ComF family protein gives MMGERMLATARSIGAAFVECFLPQFCVLCETRIFSGVKLCSRCGGSLGADPVFFCPLCRFEGRRGGGAENESCACREESHSFITGRAAVRARAEILDLVHKFKYSGERELSSVLARLILDSGIVDEDFRNFQLMCPVPLFRARLRERGFNQSAEIARQLEAHSGVPLITDLVSKLRPTAEQAKLTGDSRRRNLLHSFVVAKESVACGKSVILVDDVVTTGSTVAACAEALRASGVRRVLVVAIAA, from the coding sequence ATGATGGGAGAGAGAATGTTGGCCACCGCAAGGTCAATCGGGGCGGCGTTTGTCGAGTGTTTCCTACCGCAGTTTTGTGTACTCTGCGAGACGAGAATCTTCTCAGGTGTAAAGCTCTGTTCGCGCTGTGGAGGCTCGCTCGGGGCCGACCCCGTCTTTTTCTGCCCGCTCTGCCGTTTCGAAGGGAGAAGAGGAGGGGGCGCAGAGAACGAATCTTGCGCCTGCCGGGAAGAGTCACACAGTTTCATAACTGGACGGGCCGCCGTCAGAGCGAGAGCAGAGATACTCGATCTCGTCCACAAATTCAAGTACTCCGGGGAAAGAGAGCTTTCATCGGTCCTGGCCCGGCTCATCTTGGATTCGGGCATCGTCGACGAAGATTTCAGGAATTTTCAGCTCATGTGCCCCGTTCCTCTCTTTCGAGCGAGACTGAGAGAGAGGGGGTTCAATCAGAGCGCGGAAATCGCCAGACAGTTGGAGGCTCACTCGGGGGTTCCCCTGATCACGGATCTTGTGTCGAAACTACGGCCCACAGCCGAGCAGGCCAAACTGACCGGGGACTCAAGAAGACGTAATCTGTTGCACAGTTTTGTCGTGGCCAAAGAGAGCGTGGCGTGCGGCAAGAGCGTCATACTCGTAGACGATGTCGTTACTACCGGCTCGACAGTGGCGGCCTGCGCAGAGGCTCTGAGAGCGTCGGGTGTTCGTAGGGTCCTCGTGGTGGCAATCGCTGCCTAG